A window of the Streptomyces finlayi genome harbors these coding sequences:
- a CDS encoding GDSL-type esterase/lipase family protein, with protein MPLGDSITYGVGSSTNAGYRRPLQYLLKMLSPTVSLNMVGTRQSGPSGMDRDHEGVSGDRIASIAQRASCSVTKYKPNVVALHAGTNDMRDEFVGDLSSAPERLAVLIDQVVSASPQATVLVATLVPATKANLQPRIDAYNAEIRQVVEQRRNRGWHVRLVDMSALVKPEDLSQPAHPGDNGYLKMAVGWAGAILDAHEDGWLQDPAEPIADRACSSDETDDDVDVPLGDGWRALGVIAPGMDSPTGRTDIVELDGDDRGDYVRIANDGSVRAALNTPGSVPGKPDWVEQGTISPGRGHSAEAVRFADVTGDGRDDYLLVGTEGSVRAWQNNGPGAADGPYHWTDLGIIAPGVSGTTREALRFADVDGDGRDDYLRTSDSGAVHAYLNTPTSAGAIHWTEHLHWAPGVSYGTRDKLRLADVNGDRRADYLMVDSTGRTHAYINDGGGGAGGFTPYLNFASPTSALPGAKTTFRDISGDGKADYVTIYDGGSVSAWLNRGGNIGGI; from the coding sequence ATGCCTCTGGGTGACTCGATCACCTATGGCGTCGGCAGTTCGACAAATGCCGGTTACCGCAGGCCTCTCCAGTACCTGCTGAAGATGCTGTCCCCCACCGTCTCCTTGAACATGGTCGGCACAAGACAGTCCGGACCGTCGGGCATGGACCGTGATCACGAAGGAGTGTCCGGCGACCGGATCGCGTCCATCGCTCAGCGGGCGTCGTGCTCGGTCACGAAGTACAAGCCCAATGTCGTCGCCCTTCATGCCGGCACCAACGACATGCGTGACGAGTTCGTGGGGGATCTGTCCTCCGCGCCGGAACGCCTGGCTGTTCTGATCGACCAGGTCGTCAGCGCATCGCCGCAGGCCACCGTTTTGGTGGCGACCCTCGTGCCCGCGACGAAGGCCAACCTGCAGCCGAGGATCGACGCCTACAACGCCGAGATCCGTCAGGTTGTCGAGCAGCGCCGCAACCGGGGATGGCACGTGCGTCTGGTGGACATGAGCGCCCTGGTAAAACCTGAGGACCTGTCCCAGCCGGCTCATCCCGGAGACAACGGATACCTCAAGATGGCGGTGGGCTGGGCAGGAGCGATCCTGGACGCCCATGAGGACGGGTGGTTGCAGGATCCTGCCGAACCGATCGCGGACAGGGCCTGCTCGAGCGACGAAACCGACGACGATGTGGACGTCCCGCTGGGTGACGGGTGGCGGGCTCTGGGAGTGATCGCTCCCGGTATGGACTCCCCCACGGGACGCACCGACATCGTCGAGCTCGACGGCGACGACCGGGGCGACTACGTGCGGATCGCGAACGACGGATCGGTACGAGCGGCCCTCAACACACCCGGATCCGTACCGGGCAAGCCCGACTGGGTGGAGCAGGGAACCATCTCCCCAGGACGCGGCCACTCCGCCGAAGCCGTCCGCTTCGCCGACGTGACCGGCGACGGACGCGACGACTACCTCCTGGTCGGCACGGAAGGATCGGTACGAGCCTGGCAGAACAACGGCCCCGGAGCAGCCGACGGCCCCTACCACTGGACCGACCTGGGAATCATCGCCCCCGGAGTCAGCGGCACCACCCGCGAAGCGCTCCGCTTCGCCGACGTCGACGGCGACGGACGCGACGACTACCTGCGCACCAGCGACTCCGGAGCAGTCCACGCCTACCTCAACACACCCACCAGCGCAGGAGCCATCCACTGGACGGAACACCTGCACTGGGCACCCGGAGTCTCCTACGGCACCCGCGACAAACTCCGGCTCGCCGACGTCAACGGCGACCGACGAGCCGACTACCTGATGGTCGACAGCACCGGACGAACCCACGCCTACATCAACGACGGAGGAGGCGGAGCCGGCGGCTTCACCCCCTACCTGAACTTCGCAAGCCCTACTTCTGCCCTGCCTGGGGCAAAGACGACCTTCCGTGACATCAGCGGCGACGGAAAAGCCGACTACGTCACCATTTACGACGGAGGATCTGTCAGCGCCTGGCTCAACAGGGGCGGAAACATCGGCGGCATCTAG
- a CDS encoding phosphatidylinositol-specific phospholipase C domain-containing protein, translated as MFDIASRTAAVRVLTVLLILSAMAVGGTNFAPPASAADADYHSLAENARPDWMRDLPDESSLAELSVPGTHDTLAVYGGSITETQESHHNDDGIGGDEIGFQLGAGIRALDIRVRIVSGEDNKARFAIHHGAVYQNANFDDVLREARTFLNAHPEETILLNLKAECDGGNCKDDDPCTTCDTDLDQRRQQIFNDYRNENPGLFWSPSAAGTGDVEIPTLGEVRGKITLVNFVSPQGGNYGNYGMEQLNYATWAVESGKSPNCYVQNTYKVTTIADINDKWELAHDLLGVTNRPNDCRDPLKPNDDKMYLNFTSASTGAYPSTVAGGTPTATGVNGFLYQCLTGQNNRCDTQSVRRTGVVMMDYPGDGLVGEIIRRNYWLADRDIRLMPLGDSITQGSGSSTNSGYRAPLWEMLNGTAKTVDFVGSRQLGSLQDRDHQGQSGRRIDEIAQNAACDVPSRRPNVVTLHAGTNDMNQEHDLTDAPARMGALIDQILRAAPETTVLVASVIPASKAGLQPRIDAFNQALTPLVQERSAAGEHVALVDMSAVTTADLPDGVHPNDAGYAKMARAYFRGIRQAEQAGWIQPAVQGTNVFCPPVATDGDQDEDGTALGDGWRALGVIAPGMDSPTGRTDIVELDGDDRGDYVRIANDGSVRAALNTPGSVPGKPDWVEQGTISPGRGHSAEAVRFADVTGDGRDDYLLVGTEGSVRAWQNNGPGAADGPYHWTDLGIIAPGVSGTTREALRFADVDGDGRDDYLRTSDSGAVHAYLNTPTSAGAIHWTEHLHWAPGVSYGTRDKLRLADVNGDRRADYLMVDSTGRTHAYINDGGGGAGGFTPHMNYSAGYGDSYPGEHVTFRDISGDGKADCVVIYDAGSVRAWLNRGGNLPGTA; from the coding sequence ATGTTCGACATCGCGAGCAGAACAGCCGCGGTCAGAGTCCTGACCGTCCTGCTCATCCTGTCCGCAATGGCGGTCGGTGGGACGAATTTCGCGCCACCAGCCTCCGCCGCAGACGCCGACTACCACAGCCTGGCCGAGAATGCACGACCCGACTGGATGCGGGATCTGCCCGATGAATCCAGTCTGGCAGAGCTTTCAGTTCCAGGAACGCATGACACCCTCGCCGTGTACGGCGGCTCGATCACCGAAACCCAGGAAAGTCATCACAACGACGACGGCATAGGGGGGGATGAGATCGGATTTCAGCTGGGAGCCGGAATCCGGGCCCTGGACATCAGGGTGCGCATCGTCAGCGGGGAGGACAACAAAGCAAGGTTCGCGATCCATCACGGCGCCGTCTACCAGAACGCAAACTTCGACGACGTGTTGCGCGAGGCCCGCACGTTTCTGAACGCACATCCAGAAGAAACCATCCTGCTGAACCTGAAAGCGGAGTGCGACGGCGGCAACTGCAAGGACGACGACCCCTGCACGACCTGCGACACCGACCTCGATCAGCGACGGCAGCAGATCTTCAACGACTACCGAAACGAAAACCCAGGACTTTTCTGGTCCCCGTCTGCAGCAGGCACAGGAGACGTGGAGATCCCCACCCTGGGAGAAGTCCGGGGAAAAATAACCCTTGTGAATTTCGTAAGCCCCCAGGGGGGAAACTACGGAAACTACGGGATGGAGCAACTGAATTATGCAACATGGGCCGTAGAGTCGGGAAAATCTCCGAACTGCTACGTCCAGAACACTTACAAGGTGACTACGATCGCCGACATCAATGACAAATGGGAACTCGCGCACGACCTCTTGGGGGTGACCAACCGACCGAACGACTGCCGAGACCCGCTCAAGCCGAATGACGACAAAATGTACCTAAACTTCACCAGTGCCTCCACTGGCGCATATCCGTCGACAGTGGCCGGCGGCACGCCTACGGCAACCGGGGTCAACGGATTCCTCTACCAGTGCCTCACCGGACAGAACAATCGTTGTGACACTCAGTCCGTCCGCCGGACAGGCGTGGTGATGATGGACTACCCGGGCGACGGACTGGTAGGCGAGATCATCCGGCGCAATTACTGGCTCGCGGACCGGGACATCCGCCTGATGCCACTGGGTGACTCGATCACTCAGGGATCGGGCAGCTCGACCAACTCCGGATACCGGGCTCCTCTGTGGGAAATGCTGAACGGCACGGCGAAGACCGTGGATTTCGTCGGGTCGCGCCAGCTCGGATCGCTTCAAGACCGTGACCACCAAGGCCAGTCCGGCCGTCGGATCGATGAGATCGCACAGAACGCGGCGTGTGACGTCCCCTCGCGCCGCCCCAATGTCGTCACGCTCCACGCCGGCACCAACGACATGAACCAGGAACACGATCTCACCGATGCCCCAGCCCGCATGGGGGCGCTCATCGACCAGATCCTGCGTGCGGCTCCCGAGACGACCGTCCTGGTGGCTTCGGTCATCCCGGCCTCGAAAGCGGGCCTTCAGCCCCGGATCGACGCCTTCAACCAAGCACTCACCCCGCTCGTACAGGAACGAAGTGCGGCGGGTGAACACGTCGCACTGGTGGACATGAGCGCCGTCACGACAGCGGATCTTCCCGACGGGGTCCATCCGAACGACGCCGGTTACGCCAAGATGGCTCGCGCATACTTCCGCGGCATCCGCCAGGCCGAGCAGGCGGGCTGGATCCAGCCCGCCGTACAGGGCACCAACGTGTTCTGCCCCCCTGTCGCGACCGACGGCGACCAGGACGAGGACGGCACGGCCCTGGGTGACGGGTGGCGGGCTCTGGGAGTGATCGCTCCCGGTATGGACTCCCCCACGGGACGCACCGACATCGTCGAGCTCGACGGCGACGACCGGGGCGACTACGTGCGGATCGCGAACGACGGATCGGTACGAGCGGCCCTCAACACACCCGGATCCGTACCGGGCAAGCCCGACTGGGTGGAGCAGGGAACCATCTCCCCAGGACGCGGCCACTCCGCCGAAGCCGTCCGCTTCGCCGACGTGACCGGCGACGGACGCGACGACTACCTCCTGGTCGGCACGGAAGGATCGGTACGAGCCTGGCAGAACAACGGCCCCGGAGCAGCCGACGGCCCCTACCACTGGACCGACCTGGGAATCATCGCCCCCGGAGTCAGCGGCACCACCCGCGAAGCGCTCCGCTTCGCCGACGTCGACGGCGACGGACGCGACGACTACCTGCGCACCAGCGACTCCGGAGCAGTCCACGCCTACCTCAACACACCCACCAGCGCAGGAGCCATCCACTGGACGGAACACCTGCACTGGGCACCCGGAGTCTCCTACGGCACCCGCGACAAACTCCGGCTCGCCGACGTCAACGGCGACCGACGAGCCGACTACCTGATGGTCGACAGCACCGGACGAACCCACGCCTACATCAACGACGGAGGAGGCGGAGCCGGCGGCTTCACCCCTCACATGAACTACTCCGCCGGCTACGGTGACAGCTATCCGGGCGAGCACGTCACCTTCCGCGACATCAGTGGCGACGGCAAGGCCGACTGTGTTGTGATCTATGACGCCGGCTCCGTCCGCGCCTGGCTCAACAGGGGCGGAAACCTCCCCGGCACGGCGTAG
- a CDS encoding sigma-70 family RNA polymerase sigma factor — MRPISPLGTPATDDGASCTYPGQREGFVAAVYQHHATALLRYGVRLTSGDWHRAEDFFQEAAVRAWKHFSATPTDPLTIRPWLFTVVRNLSIDHHRNRAIRPPETHTTDNLDIPVEDAVDRVLTTQIVLGALDELSPTHREVITLLHHHGYTVAQAAEHLNVPAGTVKSRSHYALRTLRTVLRARDVTHT; from the coding sequence ATGAGGCCGATTTCGCCACTTGGAACGCCGGCGACCGATGACGGTGCCTCCTGCACGTACCCGGGGCAACGCGAGGGCTTCGTAGCCGCCGTCTACCAGCACCACGCCACCGCCCTCTTGCGGTACGGGGTACGTCTCACCAGTGGCGACTGGCACAGGGCCGAGGACTTCTTCCAGGAAGCCGCTGTCCGTGCTTGGAAACACTTCTCCGCCACTCCCACCGACCCTCTCACCATCCGCCCTTGGCTCTTCACCGTGGTGCGCAATCTGTCCATCGATCACCACCGCAACCGGGCCATCCGTCCGCCCGAGACGCATACCACCGACAATCTTGATATTCCCGTGGAAGACGCCGTCGACCGCGTCCTCACCACGCAGATCGTCCTCGGTGCTCTCGACGAGCTCTCTCCCACGCACCGGGAAGTCATCACCCTTCTCCACCACCACGGCTACACCGTCGCCCAGGCCGCCGAACACCTCAATGTCCCCGCCGGCACCGTCAAATCGCGCAGTCACTACGCTCTGCGCACCCTGCGCACCGTCCTCCGAGCCCGCGATGTCACCCACACCTGA